A stretch of DNA from Clostridium sp. JN-9:
GCTGCTGAAGTGTTACCAAACTTATTTAGATTCACAAAGAACTTTGAAGAATCTATTTTTAATCTCTTTGCTGTAAAGTCTATAATTCTTAAATTTGCCTGATGGGGTACTATATATTTAATATTATCAATGCTTTCTCCGGACTGCTCCAGCAGCTTTTTTATAGTTTCTCCCATTGCGTTTACTGCAAATTTAAATATCTCCTTACCATCCATATGAATATAATTATCATCATATAAAGCATAGCTTTTCTTTACAAAGGGATTTACAACTGGTACATTTTCACTTCTTAAATAATCCCCTTTACTTCCATCAGAGGCAGTATAAAAAGAAATTGTTTCATTATTATCAGAAGTTTTTATCACTGCCGCTCCTGCACCATCTCCAAATAATACACAGGTACTTCTATCCTTCCAATTTAAAATTTTGGACAGAGTCTCTGCTCCAATTACCAAGGCATTGCTATACCTGCCTGTAATAATAAACTGAGAAGCTGTATCTAAAGCATATATAAATCCAGTACAAGCTGCGGACAAATCAAAACATACAGCATTTACTGCCCCAATATTTTTCTGAACTATACATGCAGTTGATGGAGTAAAACAATCTGGAGTTAAAGTTGCCACTATTATTAAATCAATATCCTTAGCCTTTATATTGGCACTTTCAATAGCTTTTAATGCAGCCTTAGTTGAAATCTGTGATGTATTTTCTCCTGTACTTATGCGTCTTTCCCTTATTCCAGTTCTAGTTGCAATCCATTCATCAGTGGTATCTACCATTTTAGACAAGTCTTCGTTAGTCACCACATTTTCTGGTACGTAACTGCCCGTGCCAATTATCTGCACCTTATTCATTTTTAATCTCCTTCTTACTGCCTTTTAAATGATATTTTTCCTTAAAAAAATTATTTAATTTATCAAGAGACCTTACAAGTACTACTTCTTCTTCATGAGATAATCCCTCAATGGTTGCAAGTACCATATCATGGTGAAACTTTTCATGAATCCTGTATGCCAATTTTCCTTTTTTAGTTAACTTTATTTGCACTACTCTTCTATCCTCTTCATTTCTCATTCTTTCAACATACTGTTTTCTAACTAAATGATTAATGGCGGTAGTTAAAGTCCCTACAGTGATGTCTAATTTACCTGCTACCTCAGACATACTTTTAAGCTCGTACATTCCTATTGCATCAATTGTATGAATCTCTGTTACTGACAAATCGTTAAATGCTCCACTTTGCAGAGCCATTTGTTCAATTTCCAAAATATCATTAAATGTGTCTACCAAAAGTTCATTTAATATATTTAGACTTTTATCCACTTATATCCACCTCTTTGACTGTTCCAAACATAACCTGTATGAAATAGTCACCTAATTCAAATTTTTCGCAGCATCATTTTTTAATTCATCTATGAGGTTCTTAACACTGACAATTTTATCTATCCTATATGCATTGCTGCCAGTAAAAATCAGGGCATTATCGACATTTCCATTAACTGCATCCACAAGGGCCCTTGTTATACAGTATGGTGTTTCCTTTGGATTACATTTTTTAAGACACTGGAAACATTTATCCGGTGGAATCCTTCCCTGTTCAACTCGTTTAATAAAATCGTTTCTTATTGCTCTTCCAGGCATACCCACAGGACTTATTATAATTTCTATATCTTCTTTTTTACATTTTATATATTCTTCCTTATATTTAATATCGGCATCACACTCAAATGTGGCCACAAATCTTGTAGCCATCTGAACTCCGCTTGCCCCTAGTTTAATCAGTCTCGCTATATCTCTGCCGTCATAAACCCCGCCTGCTGCAACCACAGGAATTTTTTTATTATAAAATTCTTCAAATACTTTAACTTCATTTATTACCTCAGTTACAATATCATCTAAACTCATAGGATTATTTAAATCTTCTCTGTGAAATCCTAAGTGTCCACCTGCTTCTGGGCCTTCTACTACAATTAAATCCGGGCATCTGTTATGTCTCTTCCACATTTTACAAATAATAGATGCTGCCTTACCAGATGAAACTATTGGGGCGATTTTTATATTGCTTCCTAAAGCAAACTTTGGAAGTAATAATGGCAATCCTGCTCCTGAAATTATCAGGTCTGCATTTTCCTCAATACATGCCTTTACCATTTCACCATAATTATTTGTAGCAACCATTAAATTAACCCCAATTATTCCATTTGGGCTTATTTCCTTTGCCTTCCTGATTTCTTTTCTCAATGCTCTTATATTTGCCTCTTTTGTATTTGTAATGAAATCAGGCTCCCTATATCCTATCTGCGCCCCTGAGATTATACCAACTGCACCTTCATTTGCAACTGCAGAAGCCAACTTATAGCCTGAAATGCCTACTCCCATTCCACCCTGTATTATAGGTACACTAGCAATCAAATCTCCTATTACTAAAGGAGGTAAATTCATACGATCCTCTCCTTACACTGTTTTGATACTCAAACATTTTGATAATCAAAGTATATATTAGCAGTAAAATAAAGTCAACATATTTTTAAATTTCTTTTACATTACATCCCAATACTTAAATATTTTAACGGGTTCTCCGGCTGGCCATTTACTATTACTTCAAAATGTAAATGTGGTCCTGTGCTGTTACCAGTACTGCCTACTTGACCTATTTTATCACCTTTTTTTACATATTCATTTGTGCGTACTTCTATAAGGCTGCAATGTCCATACACTGTTTCTATGCCATTACTATGCTGAATTTTAATTACATTTCCATAACCTTCTTCATAATGTGCAGCTATGACTTTACCATCCCAGGCAGCATAAATAGGATCTCCCATTGCTGCTCCAATATCTATTCCCTTATGCTGTTTTCCCCATCTCATACCGAAATTTGATGTTATTGTTCCTAAGGCCGGCGTAAATAGCGTTACCTTCTGTGAAGCTCTTGATAGTTCTGCTCCATTTTTTACTCCTGTTACATTAAAGCAGACTAATGCTTCATTGTTTTTATCACTAAGTATGATCTTCTCAGATAAAGCATCTATAGTTGATATTTTAGATATATCTGCATTAACTTTTGCATAAGTAATTTTATTATTTAATTTATATCCTTCCAGCTGTTTTATGTTATTTTTATTTATATAATAATCTTTTACCTTATCCAGTACCTTTACTATTTCTTCCTGATTATTTAAGTATCCAATTATCTTTCCGTCAGTTTTCATGATAACAGCCGGAACTTCTATCTTTATATTGTTTTTTATTGAATTTTTCATAAATTCCGTATGGCTTAACAACTTGTAATCAATTTTAACCTGCTGGAACTTTATCTCTTCATTTATATTTATTCCTTTATGTTCATTCATTAACTGAGACTTGACTTCTTCATTTATTCTATTAAAATCTTCTTTATCTTTAACATATGCAATTGGAGTATTTTCCAAATAGACCTTCCAGGCATTTGGTTTTAATGAAATATATTCTTTAGCACAAACAGTACCTGCTATAAATAATGCTGCTATGCATATAATTTTTTTAATATCAATCTTTTTATACAAAATCAACATTCCCTTCAGTAATTTTTTTGTCATAGCTAATATTTTGCTCTAAATATGCCAAAAAATACAACTTTTATTATAAAATCTCATATGGCACTAACATTGAGATACTATACTTATTTTGATATAATTAATAGTTGTTGATACTGCTATAGTATAAATTAAGAAATGGAAAAGGAGGGGTTACGTAAAACATTTACATTATAAAGTTTTACGTGACAATGTTAATTTATGAGTACTTATGTTTTTAAAAATAATACATTTAGCTATACCCCTGTTAGTAATGTTTTTATAGATAAATTTATGCCAAAGGCCAGAGGAGAATATGTAAAAGTTTATCTTTTAGGCCTGAAATACTGTATGTCTGGGGAACTTGGTGTTAGTTCCGTAATAATGTCATCTACCCTGCATTTACTTGAAACAGATGTAATTAATGCATGGAATTACTGGGGGGATGAAGGTGTTGTTGAAATTGTTCCAGTAGACAATATGGGTAACTTCTCAATAAAATTTCTGGATTTAGACAGCTTAATGCCAGAAAAAAATGATAGTATAGATCTTCTGAAAGAATTAGATAATAATTCAGTAAAGGATATGCTGCAGGATGTGGAAAAGCTCATCGGGAGACCACTTTCCTCAAAGGAAATGTCTATGTATATAGGCTGGTCAAAAGATTATGGCTTTTCTCCGGAAATCATTCTTTTAT
This window harbors:
- a CDS encoding beta-ketoacyl-ACP synthase III, which encodes MNKVQIIGTGSYVPENVVTNEDLSKMVDTTDEWIATRTGIRERRISTGENTSQISTKAALKAIESANIKAKDIDLIIVATLTPDCFTPSTACIVQKNIGAVNAVCFDLSAACTGFIYALDTASQFIITGRYSNALVIGAETLSKILNWKDRSTCVLFGDGAGAAVIKTSDNNETISFYTASDGSKGDYLRSENVPVVNPFVKKSYALYDDNYIHMDGKEIFKFAVNAMGETIKKLLEQSGESIDNIKYIVPHQANLRIIDFTAKRLKIDSSKFFVNLNKFGNTSAASIAIALDDLVRSNMLKPKDKIMLVGFGGGLTYGGAIFQWN
- a CDS encoding MarR family transcriptional regulator; the protein is MDKSLNILNELLVDTFNDILEIEQMALQSGAFNDLSVTEIHTIDAIGMYELKSMSEVAGKLDITVGTLTTAINHLVRKQYVERMRNEEDRRVVQIKLTKKGKLAYRIHEKFHHDMVLATIEGLSHEEEVVLVRSLDKLNNFFKEKYHLKGSKKEIKNE
- a CDS encoding nitronate monooxygenase family protein yields the protein MNLPPLVIGDLIASVPIIQGGMGVGISGYKLASAVANEGAVGIISGAQIGYREPDFITNTKEANIRALRKEIRKAKEISPNGIIGVNLMVATNNYGEMVKACIEENADLIISGAGLPLLLPKFALGSNIKIAPIVSSGKAASIICKMWKRHNRCPDLIVVEGPEAGGHLGFHREDLNNPMSLDDIVTEVINEVKVFEEFYNKKIPVVAAGGVYDGRDIARLIKLGASGVQMATRFVATFECDADIKYKEEYIKCKKEDIEIIISPVGMPGRAIRNDFIKRVEQGRIPPDKCFQCLKKCNPKETPYCITRALVDAVNGNVDNALIFTGSNAYRIDKIVSVKNLIDELKNDAAKNLN
- a CDS encoding M23 family metallopeptidase, giving the protein MTKKLLKGMLILYKKIDIKKIICIAALFIAGTVCAKEYISLKPNAWKVYLENTPIAYVKDKEDFNRINEEVKSQLMNEHKGININEEIKFQQVKIDYKLLSHTEFMKNSIKNNIKIEVPAVIMKTDGKIIGYLNNQEEIVKVLDKVKDYYINKNNIKQLEGYKLNNKITYAKVNADISKISTIDALSEKIILSDKNNEALVCFNVTGVKNGAELSRASQKVTLFTPALGTITSNFGMRWGKQHKGIDIGAAMGDPIYAAWDGKVIAAHYEEGYGNVIKIQHSNGIETVYGHCSLIEVRTNEYVKKGDKIGQVGSTGNSTGPHLHFEVIVNGQPENPLKYLSIGM